One region of bacterium genomic DNA includes:
- a CDS encoding family 10 glycosylhydrolase yields the protein MMKPCVGYILVLFLSWMDITLHAAAMPNENPPVRVRGVWMHPGFFGPDKTIAKEKMQITLDAYARAGINTLFILVKNTTGHLYYSSEIGMRDKAYDWDFFALFLNEAAKRKMEVHPWFCVFPETAMLGEVGRHPEWLITNPKREMVAVANPAMPAVRAYEKSLILELVQKYDVCWVHLDYIRYPCEPVEPYFSFDRETLRLFKEDTGIDLAEVKNRDTGSIAWNEWLHWNRERVTIFVRELREGLDTINRKVKISAAVFNDAATARIMVGQDWVVWAEEGLVDMVSPMLYTDRCDHFEKKVRQAMADRRGQVLMCPGIGVGSSSLYQWATPESMIRQIAFCDSMNADGVVFFSSYSLDRLFLEKLEGLR from the coding sequence ATGATGAAACCGTGCGTCGGCTATATTCTCGTCCTCTTTCTATCCTGGATGGACATCACGCTGCACGCAGCCGCCATGCCCAATGAAAACCCACCGGTCCGCGTGCGCGGAGTATGGATGCACCCCGGCTTTTTCGGTCCGGACAAGACGATCGCAAAAGAAAAGATGCAAATTACTCTGGACGCCTATGCCCGTGCCGGAATCAACACGCTGTTCATCTTAGTCAAGAACACAACCGGCCATCTCTATTACAGCAGTGAGATCGGCATGCGGGACAAAGCATATGACTGGGATTTTTTCGCTCTGTTTCTCAATGAGGCGGCAAAAAGAAAAATGGAAGTGCACCCCTGGTTTTGTGTTTTTCCCGAGACCGCCATGCTGGGCGAAGTCGGCCGTCACCCCGAATGGTTGATCACCAACCCCAAACGGGAGATGGTGGCAGTGGCCAACCCTGCTATGCCGGCTGTTCGCGCCTATGAAAAGAGTTTGATCCTCGAACTCGTGCAGAAATACGATGTCTGCTGGGTCCATCTGGATTACATTCGCTATCCCTGTGAACCCGTTGAACCCTATTTCAGTTTTGACCGGGAGACCCTGCGGCTGTTCAAAGAGGACACCGGCATCGACCTGGCAGAGGTAAAAAATCGCGATACCGGAAGCATCGCCTGGAACGAATGGCTTCACTGGAACAGGGAGCGGGTTACGATCTTTGTCCGCGAGCTGAGAGAGGGGTTGGATACGATAAACCGGAAGGTGAAGATCAGCGCAGCGGTTTTCAATGATGCCGCCACGGCACGGATTATGGTAGGTCAAGACTGGGTTGTCTGGGCGGAGGAAGGATTGGTGGACATGGTCAGCCCCATGCTCTACACCGATCGTTGCGACCATTTTGAAAAAAAAGTTCGTCAGGCCATGGCGGACCGCCGGGGCCAAGTGCTCATGTGCCCGGGAATCGGAGTCGGCAGCAGCAGTCTGTACCAATGGGCCACACCGGAGAGCATGATCAGACAGATCGCGTTTTGCGACTCTATGAACGCCGACGGCGTGGTTTTTTTCTCATCCTACAGCCTGGATCGACTGTTTCTCGAAAAGCTGGAGGGACTGAGATAG